A window of Streptomyces sp. SAI-127 contains these coding sequences:
- a CDS encoding cyclophilin-like fold protein, translating into MNIRLTLNGHRVAATLNDSATARDFAAQLPLTLSLRDFHQAEKIADLPRKLSTSGAPEGADPEVGDLAYYAPWNQLATYYRDAPYAAGLVPLGRMAQGGAEQLATADEITIEVAPGAGHRSGR; encoded by the coding sequence ATGAACATCCGGCTCACGCTCAACGGCCACCGCGTCGCCGCCACCCTGAACGACAGCGCCACCGCCCGCGACTTCGCCGCCCAGCTTCCGCTCACCTTGTCCCTGCGCGACTTCCACCAGGCCGAGAAGATCGCCGACCTGCCGCGAAAGCTGTCCACCTCCGGTGCCCCGGAGGGCGCCGACCCCGAGGTCGGTGACCTGGCGTACTACGCGCCCTGGAACCAGCTCGCCACCTACTACCGCGACGCCCCCTACGCGGCGGGACTGGTCCCCCTCGGGCGTATGGCCCAGGGCGGCGCGGAGCAGCTCGCCACCGCCGACGAGATCACCATCGAAGTCGCGCCGGGCGCGGGTCACCGCTCAGGGCGCTGA
- a CDS encoding SDR family NAD(P)-dependent oxidoreductase produces MTTFALVGAGPGLGLATARRFGTAGHAVALISRNAQKLDELTTELARDGIRARGFTADVLDSESLTAALYAAGAALGSIEILQYSPVPRADFMKPVLDTGADDLDAPLAFSVKGPVTAVNAVLPGMRELGRGTLLFVNGGSAVRPNPNVAGTSIAFAAESAYARMLHDTLAPENIHAAQLIIPGAIRPDAEHNSPDVLARRLYDIHQQRDGFRHYSEPLPDQPLGDA; encoded by the coding sequence ATGACGACCTTCGCCCTCGTCGGCGCCGGCCCCGGTCTCGGGCTGGCCACCGCCCGCCGTTTCGGTACCGCCGGCCATGCCGTCGCCCTCATCTCCCGCAATGCCCAGAAGCTGGACGAGCTCACCACCGAGCTGGCCCGCGACGGCATCCGGGCCCGCGGCTTCACCGCCGACGTCCTCGACAGCGAGTCGCTGACCGCGGCCCTGTACGCGGCCGGGGCCGCCCTGGGGTCCATCGAGATCCTCCAGTACAGCCCGGTGCCCCGCGCCGACTTCATGAAGCCGGTCCTCGACACCGGCGCCGACGACCTCGACGCGCCGCTCGCCTTCTCCGTCAAGGGCCCGGTCACCGCGGTGAACGCCGTCCTGCCCGGCATGCGCGAACTCGGCCGCGGCACGCTGCTGTTCGTCAACGGCGGCAGCGCCGTACGCCCCAACCCGAACGTCGCCGGCACCTCGATCGCCTTCGCCGCCGAAAGCGCCTACGCCCGCATGCTCCACGACACGCTCGCCCCGGAGAACATCCATGCCGCCCAGCTGATCATCCCCGGCGCCATCCGCCCCGACGCCGAGCACAACAGCCCCGATGTGCTGGCGCGGCGGCTGTACGACATCCACCAGCAGCGGGACGGCTTCCGCCACTACTCCGAGCCCCTGCCCGACCAGCCACTGGGCGACGCGTGA
- a CDS encoding zinc-dependent alcohol dehydrogenase family protein has product MRGAVIHAPGDVRFENLDDPKIINPTDAVIRTVATCVCGSDLWPYRGAEPIGDPHPMGHEYVGIVEEVGSEVANVRPGQFVVGSFATSDNTCVNCQNGWQSSCLHREFMSTCQADYVRIPNAHGTLVATDEHPSGELVPSLLAVSDVMGTGWYAALAAEVKPGSTAVVVGDGAVGLCGVIAAKELGAERIIAMSRHASRQKLALEFGATDIVAERGDEGIARVKDLTEGIGADSVLECVGTAESMRQALSSTRPGGNVGFVGVPHEVAVDGQELFFSHVGLRGGPAPVRRYLPDLIDRVLTGRINPGKVFDLTLPLDQVAEGYKAMDERRAVKALLKP; this is encoded by the coding sequence ATGCGCGGAGCAGTCATCCACGCCCCCGGCGACGTGCGCTTCGAGAACCTGGACGACCCGAAGATCATCAACCCGACCGACGCGGTGATCCGCACGGTCGCCACCTGTGTGTGCGGCTCGGACCTGTGGCCCTACCGCGGCGCGGAACCCATCGGCGACCCGCATCCGATGGGCCACGAGTACGTCGGCATCGTCGAGGAGGTCGGCAGCGAGGTCGCCAACGTCAGGCCGGGCCAGTTCGTGGTCGGCTCCTTCGCCACCTCGGACAACACGTGCGTCAACTGCCAAAACGGCTGGCAGTCCTCCTGCCTGCACCGCGAGTTCATGAGCACCTGTCAGGCCGACTACGTACGCATCCCCAACGCCCACGGCACCCTCGTCGCCACCGACGAGCACCCGTCCGGCGAACTCGTGCCGAGCCTGCTTGCAGTCTCCGACGTGATGGGCACCGGCTGGTACGCCGCCCTCGCCGCCGAGGTGAAGCCCGGCTCCACCGCTGTGGTCGTCGGGGACGGGGCGGTCGGCCTGTGCGGGGTCATCGCCGCCAAGGAGTTGGGGGCCGAGCGGATCATCGCCATGAGCCGCCACGCCTCCCGGCAGAAGCTCGCCCTCGAGTTCGGAGCCACCGACATCGTCGCCGAGCGCGGCGACGAAGGCATCGCCCGCGTCAAGGACCTCACCGAAGGGATCGGCGCCGACTCCGTGCTGGAGTGCGTCGGCACCGCCGAGTCGATGCGGCAGGCCCTGAGTTCCACCCGGCCCGGCGGCAACGTCGGCTTCGTCGGCGTCCCGCACGAGGTGGCGGTCGACGGCCAGGAACTCTTCTTCTCCCACGTCGGCCTGCGCGGCGGCCCCGCCCCGGTCCGCCGTTACCTCCCCGACCTCATCGACCGGGTCCTGACCGGCCGGATCAACCCCGGCAAGGTCTTCGACCTCACCCTGCCCCTGGACCAGGTCGCCGAGGGCTACAAGGCGATGGACGAACGCCGCGCCGTCAAGGCCCTCCTCAAGCCCTGA
- a CDS encoding helix-turn-helix transcriptional regulator, which produces MLGRMTANVPLNELGEFLKKRRSELSPRTVGLPESGKPRRVAGLRREEVAQLASISTDYYTRLEQGRMQASAPVLEVLAQVLHLDDDERGYLFQLAGKTTGRTRRRGRQRVQPQLQRVLDDLTATPAIVQGRRGDILAWNALAAALVTDFSQVPEKHRNYPRIIFTDPAMRTLYADWKTSAHIAVAQLRMEAAKYPEDPRLIELVGELSMRDKQFAQWWGDHRVAARTVGTKTLNHPGVGELVLDWDTLTANTDPDQHLTVWTAAPGSPTHERLRILASWAADQNLPASSPLS; this is translated from the coding sequence ATGCTGGGACGCATGACCGCCAACGTTCCCCTCAATGAGCTGGGAGAATTCCTCAAGAAGCGCCGCTCCGAGCTGAGCCCGCGCACGGTCGGACTGCCCGAGAGCGGCAAGCCCCGCCGGGTGGCCGGGCTGCGCCGCGAGGAGGTCGCCCAGCTCGCCAGCATCAGCACCGACTACTACACCCGTCTCGAACAGGGCCGTATGCAGGCATCGGCGCCCGTGCTGGAGGTTCTCGCCCAGGTACTCCATCTGGATGACGACGAGCGCGGTTACCTCTTCCAGCTCGCGGGCAAGACCACCGGCCGCACCCGGCGGCGCGGCCGGCAGAGGGTCCAGCCGCAGCTGCAGCGCGTCCTGGACGACCTCACCGCCACCCCGGCCATCGTGCAGGGCCGCCGCGGGGACATCCTCGCCTGGAACGCACTGGCCGCCGCACTGGTCACCGACTTCTCCCAGGTCCCGGAAAAGCACCGCAATTACCCGCGGATCATCTTCACGGACCCGGCGATGCGCACCCTGTACGCGGACTGGAAGACCTCGGCGCACATCGCCGTGGCACAGCTGCGGATGGAAGCGGCGAAGTATCCCGAGGACCCTCGCCTGATCGAGCTGGTCGGCGAACTGTCCATGCGGGACAAGCAGTTCGCCCAGTGGTGGGGCGATCACCGGGTCGCCGCACGCACGGTGGGCACGAAGACCCTCAACCACCCGGGCGTCGGCGAACTCGTCCTGGACTGGGACACCCTCACCGCCAACACCGACCCCGACCAGCACCTGACCGTCTGGACGGCCGCACCCGGCTCCCCCACCCACGAGCGGCTGCGCATCCTCGCCTCCTGGGCGGCCGACCAGAACCTGCCGGCCTCCTCCCCCCTCAGCTGA
- the cofC gene encoding 2-phospho-L-lactate guanylyltransferase encodes MRGQTWTAIVPVKSFSVGKSRLGPATVHRERLARAFFLDTLDAVLSAVLVSHVIVVTGGEDAAADAASRNAEVVHDSSSGGLNRAIVRGVTSARRTLAGSAVAVVTADLPCLRAADLDTVLRAAQRHPRAFVADHTGRGTTVLTARRGHRLRPAFEGPSRQRHLDSGAMELRLQRAPSAQLDVDTIEDLGAAAAFGVGAHTAQLLAVHPGRRYDAVTGWS; translated from the coding sequence GTGAGAGGGCAAACGTGGACGGCGATCGTCCCGGTCAAGTCGTTCTCGGTCGGGAAATCCCGTCTCGGCCCTGCGACCGTGCACCGGGAGCGTCTGGCACGCGCATTCTTCCTGGACACGCTTGACGCGGTGCTGAGCGCGGTCTTGGTGTCACACGTCATTGTTGTGACCGGCGGTGAGGATGCGGCAGCGGACGCGGCGAGCAGGAATGCGGAAGTGGTGCACGACTCGTCCAGCGGGGGGCTCAACCGCGCCATCGTGCGTGGTGTCACGAGCGCCCGGCGGACACTCGCCGGTTCCGCCGTGGCCGTCGTCACAGCCGATCTGCCGTGTCTTCGCGCGGCAGACCTGGACACGGTACTGCGAGCGGCGCAACGCCACCCGCGTGCGTTCGTCGCCGACCACACGGGCAGGGGCACGACGGTGCTGACCGCCCGGCGCGGACATCGCTTGCGACCGGCATTTGAAGGGCCGTCCCGGCAACGCCATCTGGACTCAGGGGCGATGGAGTTGCGTCTGCAGCGTGCTCCCAGCGCCCAACTCGACGTGGACACGATCGAGGACCTGGGAGCTGCGGCCGCCTTCGGCGTCGGCGCACACACCGCGCAACTGCTCGCCGTTCACCCCGGTCGGCGCTATGACGCCGTGACCGGCTGGAGTTGA
- a CDS encoding bifunctional FO biosynthesis protein CofGH, whose amino-acid sequence MIPAAGPTENSMRRALKRARDGVALDVAEAAVLLQARGAALADLTASAARVRDAGLEAAGRPGVITYSKSVFIPLTRLCRDKCHYCTFVTVPGKLRRAGHGMFMSPDEVLDIARKGAALGCKEVLITLGDKPEERWPEAREWLDAHGYDDTIAYVRAISVRILEETGLLPHLNPGVMSWTDFQRLKPVAPSMGMMLETTATRLWSEPGGPHYGSPDKEPAVRLRVLEDAGRSSVPFTSGLLIGIGETYEERAESLFALRKISRAYHGIQELIIQNFRAKPDTAMRGMPDAQLDELVAAVAVARHIMGPAANIQAPPNLVDSEYERLIGAGVDDWGGVSPLTIDHVNPERPWPQIEELTERSAAAGFELRERLCVYPEFVRRGEPWLDPRLRPHVRGLVDGETGLARPDAVVEGHPWQEPDEVFVASGRTDLHSAIDTEGRTSDRRDDFDEVYGDWAELREAAAPGMVPERIDTDVRAALATAADDPTKLTDADALALLHADGPALDALTRIADDVRKAAVGDEVTYIVTRNINFTNVCYTGCRFCAFAQRRTDADAYTLSLEQVADRAQQAWDIGAVEVCMQGGIHPDLPGTAYFDIAKAVKERVPGMHVHAFSPMEVVNGATRTGMSVREWLTAAKEAGLDSVPGTAAEILDDEVRWVLTKGKLPTATWIEVITTAHEVGIRSSSTMMYGHVDQPRHWLGHLRTLARIQQRTGGFTEFVTLPFIHTNAPVYLAGISRPGPTVRDNRAVTAMARLLLHPHIPNIQTSWVKLGTEGAAEMLRSGANDLGGTLMEETISRMAGSSYGSYKSVRDLIAVAEAAGRPAKPRTTLYGEVSEERQRAAAVSDGHLPELLPVLERDENP is encoded by the coding sequence ATGATCCCGGCAGCCGGTCCCACCGAGAACTCGATGCGTCGCGCCCTCAAACGCGCCCGGGACGGCGTCGCCCTCGACGTCGCCGAGGCGGCCGTGCTGCTCCAGGCGCGCGGTGCGGCCCTCGCCGACCTCACCGCGTCCGCCGCCCGGGTCCGTGACGCGGGGCTGGAAGCCGCGGGCCGGCCCGGCGTCATCACGTACTCGAAGAGCGTCTTCATCCCCCTCACCCGGCTGTGCCGGGACAAGTGCCACTACTGCACCTTCGTCACCGTCCCCGGCAAACTGCGCCGTGCGGGCCACGGGATGTTCATGTCCCCCGACGAGGTCCTCGACATCGCCCGCAAGGGCGCCGCCCTCGGCTGCAAGGAAGTCCTCATCACCCTCGGCGACAAGCCCGAGGAGCGGTGGCCCGAGGCGCGGGAGTGGCTCGACGCGCACGGTTACGACGACACGATCGCCTACGTCCGCGCGATCTCGGTCCGGATCCTGGAGGAGACGGGGCTGCTGCCCCATCTCAACCCCGGTGTGATGTCCTGGACCGACTTCCAGCGGCTCAAGCCCGTCGCGCCGTCCATGGGCATGATGCTGGAGACCACCGCGACCCGCCTGTGGTCCGAGCCGGGCGGCCCGCACTACGGCTCCCCGGACAAGGAGCCCGCCGTACGGCTGAGGGTGCTGGAGGACGCGGGCCGGTCGTCCGTCCCCTTCACCTCCGGGCTGCTCATCGGTATCGGTGAGACGTACGAGGAGCGCGCCGAGTCGCTCTTCGCGCTCCGGAAGATCTCCCGGGCCTACCACGGCATCCAGGAACTGATCATCCAGAACTTCCGCGCCAAGCCGGACACCGCGATGCGCGGCATGCCCGACGCGCAGCTGGACGAGCTGGTGGCCGCGGTCGCCGTCGCCCGGCACATCATGGGCCCGGCCGCCAACATCCAGGCGCCGCCCAACCTCGTCGACAGCGAGTACGAGCGGCTCATCGGGGCCGGCGTCGACGACTGGGGCGGGGTCTCCCCGCTCACTATCGACCACGTCAACCCCGAGCGCCCCTGGCCGCAGATCGAGGAACTCACCGAGCGGTCCGCGGCGGCCGGGTTCGAGCTGCGGGAACGTCTGTGCGTCTACCCGGAGTTCGTGCGGCGCGGCGAGCCCTGGCTGGACCCGCGGCTGCGCCCGCACGTACGGGGGCTGGTGGACGGGGAGACCGGGCTCGCGCGGCCCGACGCCGTGGTCGAGGGGCATCCCTGGCAGGAGCCCGACGAGGTCTTCGTCGCCTCGGGGCGCACGGATCTGCACTCAGCCATCGACACCGAGGGCCGTACGTCCGACCGGCGCGACGACTTCGACGAGGTGTACGGCGACTGGGCCGAGCTGCGGGAGGCCGCCGCGCCCGGTATGGTCCCCGAGCGGATCGACACCGACGTACGGGCGGCGCTCGCGACCGCGGCCGACGACCCCACGAAGCTGACGGACGCCGATGCCCTCGCCCTGCTGCACGCGGACGGGCCCGCGCTGGACGCGCTGACGCGCATCGCCGACGACGTGCGCAAGGCGGCCGTCGGCGACGAGGTGACGTACATCGTCACCCGGAACATCAACTTCACCAACGTCTGCTACACCGGCTGCCGCTTCTGCGCCTTCGCACAGCGCCGCACGGACGCCGACGCCTACACCCTCTCCCTGGAGCAGGTCGCCGACCGGGCGCAGCAGGCGTGGGACATCGGCGCGGTGGAGGTCTGCATGCAGGGCGGCATTCATCCCGACCTCCCCGGCACGGCCTACTTCGACATCGCGAAGGCGGTGAAGGAACGGGTGCCGGGCATGCATGTGCACGCCTTCTCGCCCATGGAGGTCGTGAACGGGGCGACCCGTACCGGTATGTCCGTCCGGGAGTGGCTCACCGCCGCCAAGGAGGCCGGGCTCGACTCCGTCCCGGGCACGGCGGCCGAGATCCTCGACGACGAGGTCCGGTGGGTGCTTACCAAGGGCAAGCTGCCCACGGCCACCTGGATCGAGGTGATCACCACGGCGCACGAGGTCGGCATCCGGTCCTCGTCGACCATGATGTACGGGCATGTCGACCAGCCGCGCCACTGGCTCGGGCATCTGCGGACCCTCGCCCGGATCCAGCAGCGGACCGGCGGTTTCACGGAGTTCGTGACGCTCCCCTTCATCCACACCAACGCACCCGTCTACCTCGCTGGCATCTCACGCCCGGGTCCCACGGTGCGGGACAACCGGGCGGTCACCGCCATGGCCCGCCTCCTCCTGCACCCGCACATCCCCAACATCCAGACCAGCTGGGTCAAGCTCGGCACGGAGGGTGCGGCTGAGATGCTCCGCTCCGGCGCGAACGACCTCGGCGGCACGCTCATGGAGGAGACGATCTCCCGGATGGCGGGCTCGTCCTACGGCTCGTACAAGTCGGTCAGGGACCTGATCGCGGTCGCGGAGGCGGCCGGGCGCCCCGCCAAGCCGCGTACCACGCTGTACGGCGAGGTCTCCGAGGAGCGGCAGCGGGCCGCCGCCGTGTCCGACGGGCATCTGCCGGAACTCCTGCCCGTGCTGGAGAGGGACGAGAACCCGTGA
- a CDS encoding nitroreductase family deazaflavin-dependent oxidoreductase: MPLKGEYEPSAMQPVRDQVELYESSGGTEGLTLNELMGPDAGRDLPVVILTTLGAKSGKIRKSPVMRVEHDGSYVAVASMGGAPKHPVWYHNVVADPRVELQDGPVRQDVVAREVTGDEKTVWWARAVEAFPDYADYQTKTDREIPVFVLEPAAEEH; encoded by the coding sequence ATGCCACTTAAAGGCGAGTACGAGCCGAGCGCGATGCAACCGGTACGTGACCAGGTGGAGCTGTACGAAAGTTCCGGTGGTACGGAAGGATTGACGCTGAACGAGCTGATGGGTCCGGATGCGGGGCGGGACCTGCCTGTCGTCATCCTGACCACCCTGGGCGCGAAGAGCGGCAAGATCCGCAAGTCCCCGGTCATGCGGGTGGAGCACGACGGCTCCTACGTCGCCGTCGCCTCCATGGGAGGAGCCCCCAAGCACCCGGTCTGGTACCACAACGTGGTGGCCGACCCCCGGGTGGAGCTTCAGGACGGCCCGGTGCGCCAGGACGTGGTGGCACGCGAGGTGACCGGGGACGAGAAGACCGTCTGGTGGGCTCGCGCCGTCGAGGCGTTCCCGGACTATGCCGACTACCAGACGAAGACGGACCGGGAGATCCCGGTCTTCGTTCTGGAGCCGGCGGCCGAGGAGCACTGA
- a CDS encoding helix-turn-helix domain-containing protein, with protein MGRALRADAERSVRAILEAAERVLAQDAGASMEQIAEAAGLTRITVHRRFANRQALLEALAVSAKQQIIDAIEEARPDSAPALVALYRVTANVLRVKNTWRYTLSHATARTPAAAVALWAEIDAHTMKLLTRVQGEGLLAPDADLEWTRQVYYALLSEALNRPGADQDPAAQDPDALAALVIDTLLHGAGPRG; from the coding sequence ATGGGCCGAGCACTGCGGGCAGATGCCGAGCGCAGTGTGCGCGCGATTCTGGAGGCGGCCGAGCGGGTCCTCGCCCAGGACGCCGGCGCTTCCATGGAGCAGATCGCCGAGGCGGCGGGGCTGACGAGGATCACGGTGCACCGCCGGTTCGCGAACCGGCAGGCGCTGCTGGAGGCGCTCGCCGTCTCCGCGAAGCAGCAGATCATCGACGCGATCGAGGAAGCCCGGCCCGACTCCGCCCCCGCGCTCGTGGCGCTGTACCGGGTGACCGCGAACGTCCTGCGGGTCAAGAACACCTGGCGCTACACCCTCAGCCACGCCACGGCCCGCACCCCCGCCGCCGCGGTCGCCCTCTGGGCCGAGATCGACGCGCACACCATGAAACTCCTGACCCGTGTGCAGGGAGAGGGACTGCTCGCTCCGGACGCGGACCTGGAGTGGACGCGGCAGGTGTACTACGCCCTCCTCAGCGAAGCCCTCAACAGGCCCGGCGCCGATCAGGATCCGGCAGCGCAGGACCCGGACGCGCTGGCCGCGCTCGTCATCGACACCCTGCTGCATGGCGCAGGACCGCGAGGCTGA
- a CDS encoding NAD(P)-binding domain-containing protein, with translation MNKTLAFIGSGTIGGILARLAVAAGLDVVLSNSRGPESLAGLVAELGPRARAATPAEAAEAGDLVVVSIPLSAYEQIPAEPLAGKIVIDTLNYYPERDGRIAELDANELTSSELVQRHLADSRVVKAASNIVSSQLFSLARPSGAPDRSAMPIAGDDAAAKAEVVELLDLLGYDAVDIGPLADSWRSEPGTPVYGKAYYGEVPKDVSLDKTMEWIFQTPGVPIPADRVRELTATAVRGPAGGSSSVDAWT, from the coding sequence ATGAACAAGACACTCGCCTTCATCGGCAGTGGCACCATCGGCGGCATCTTGGCCCGCCTTGCTGTCGCCGCCGGCCTGGACGTCGTCCTGAGCAACTCCCGCGGCCCCGAGTCCCTCGCCGGTCTCGTCGCCGAACTCGGCCCCCGCGCCCGGGCGGCCACTCCCGCCGAGGCCGCCGAGGCCGGGGACCTGGTGGTGGTGTCCATCCCGCTGAGCGCCTATGAGCAGATCCCGGCAGAGCCGCTGGCGGGCAAGATCGTGATCGACACGCTGAACTACTACCCGGAGCGCGACGGCCGCATCGCCGAGCTGGACGCGAACGAGCTGACGAGCAGCGAGCTGGTGCAGCGCCACCTGGCCGACTCCCGTGTGGTCAAGGCGGCCAGCAACATCGTCTCCAGCCAGCTGTTCAGCCTTGCCCGCCCCTCGGGTGCGCCGGACCGCAGTGCCATGCCGATCGCCGGCGACGATGCCGCCGCCAAGGCAGAGGTCGTGGAGTTGCTCGACCTCCTCGGCTACGACGCGGTGGACATCGGCCCGCTCGCCGACAGCTGGCGCAGCGAACCAGGCACGCCCGTCTACGGCAAGGCCTACTACGGCGAAGTGCCCAAGGACGTGAGCTTGGACAAGACGATGGAATGGATTTTCCAGACCCCGGGCGTTCCGATACCCGCCGACCGCGTGAGGGAACTGACCGCCACGGCTGTCCGGGGCCCCGCGGGCGGCAGCTCCTCGGTCGACGCCTGGACCTGA
- a CDS encoding helix-turn-helix domain-containing protein: MSTEEEAVAAPPARRMRADAVRTRKALLKAAAEVFAEHGAEASIAQIAARAGIGKGTVFRHFPTKEDLFAAIIGEAIDGLVAVGRQQAEQADADAALLQFMSAGVDLYANNRALAEALRMVSDVRHPEIQAGQEQLIATAGSLARRAQRDGSLRADLNGQDVMLLICGVYYAAAPLLAADPSAWRRYLRLTFDGMCATGTGPLPPALVHNSLLPTIR; encoded by the coding sequence ATGAGCACTGAAGAAGAAGCCGTTGCAGCGCCTCCCGCGCGACGGATGAGAGCCGACGCGGTACGGACGCGCAAGGCGCTGCTGAAGGCTGCCGCGGAGGTGTTCGCCGAGCACGGCGCGGAAGCGTCCATTGCGCAGATCGCGGCACGGGCGGGGATCGGGAAGGGAACCGTCTTCCGGCATTTCCCCACCAAGGAGGACCTGTTCGCCGCGATCATCGGCGAGGCAATCGACGGGCTGGTGGCAGTGGGCCGCCAGCAGGCCGAGCAGGCCGACGCCGACGCCGCCCTGCTGCAGTTCATGAGCGCGGGCGTCGATCTCTACGCAAACAACCGGGCGCTCGCGGAGGCCCTGCGTATGGTGTCGGATGTCCGGCACCCGGAGATACAGGCCGGACAGGAGCAGTTGATCGCAACAGCCGGGTCACTGGCGCGGCGGGCGCAACGCGACGGCTCACTCCGTGCGGATCTGAACGGGCAGGACGTGATGCTGCTGATCTGCGGCGTGTACTACGCCGCCGCACCCTTGCTGGCTGCCGATCCGTCGGCCTGGCGGCGCTACCTGCGGCTCACCTTCGACGGCATGTGCGCCACCGGCACCGGGCCTCTGCCCCCGGCACTCGTCCACAACTCCTTGCTGCCGACGATCCGGTAG
- a CDS encoding nuclear transport factor 2 family protein codes for MKPTNEDTVEISRAVALWAHIMDDHELDRLGECLTQDAVWDGSVFGGDPVVGLDAIAAFMNAPGHAKAHHTTNIVVSEGPGDEVRARSKGLSLLEGGTVASVVYADDLRRTDDGWRISRRVIHLTWPHRF; via the coding sequence GTGAAACCCACGAATGAGGACACTGTCGAAATCAGCAGGGCCGTGGCGCTGTGGGCGCACATCATGGACGACCATGAACTGGACCGTCTCGGCGAATGCCTCACCCAAGACGCGGTGTGGGACGGCAGCGTCTTCGGCGGCGACCCGGTCGTCGGGCTGGACGCGATCGCGGCCTTCATGAACGCTCCCGGACACGCGAAAGCCCACCACACGACGAACATCGTCGTGTCGGAAGGCCCGGGCGACGAGGTGCGGGCCCGATCCAAAGGCCTGAGCCTGCTGGAGGGCGGCACTGTCGCCAGCGTCGTCTACGCCGACGACCTGCGACGCACCGATGACGGCTGGCGCATTTCCCGGCGGGTCATCCATCTCACGTGGCCACATCGCTTCTAG
- a CDS encoding NAD(P)-binding domain-containing protein — protein sequence MKIGILGTGNIGKTLIRRLSAAGHEVKVANSRGPETIEADVLSSGGRAVTAAEAVVDVDAVILSIPFDRIPQVAPLMANVPADTVVIDTSNYIPHRDNGIAAIEAGQAESVWAAQQLGRPIVKAWNSIGAESFAYRNKPTGSADRIALPVAADSPRERELAMALVEDTGFDAFDAGPLAESWRQQPGTPAYCTDLTRQELPDALATADAARSPKRRDLGFAVVQERFGAGVQPDAEFLVRLNRAICM from the coding sequence ATGAAGATCGGCATTCTCGGCACCGGGAACATCGGCAAGACGCTGATCAGGCGGTTGAGCGCGGCCGGGCACGAGGTGAAGGTGGCCAATTCGCGCGGCCCGGAGACGATCGAGGCGGACGTGCTGTCCTCGGGTGGACGCGCGGTGACCGCGGCGGAAGCCGTAGTGGACGTCGACGCCGTGATCCTCTCCATCCCCTTCGACCGCATTCCGCAGGTCGCACCACTGATGGCCAACGTGCCGGCTGACACGGTTGTCATCGACACGTCGAACTACATCCCGCATCGGGACAACGGAATCGCGGCGATCGAGGCCGGCCAGGCCGAGAGCGTGTGGGCTGCCCAGCAGCTGGGCCGGCCCATCGTCAAGGCGTGGAACTCGATCGGAGCCGAGTCGTTCGCGTACAGGAACAAGCCGACGGGAAGTGCGGACCGCATCGCGCTCCCCGTCGCGGCCGACAGTCCTCGAGAGCGTGAGCTGGCAATGGCACTCGTTGAGGACACCGGGTTCGACGCCTTTGATGCGGGGCCGCTCGCGGAATCCTGGCGGCAGCAGCCCGGCACGCCCGCCTACTGCACGGATCTCACCCGTCAGGAGCTGCCGGACGCACTGGCGACGGCCGACGCGGCGCGATCACCGAAGCGGCGCGACCTCGGGTTCGCCGTGGTCCAGGAACGCTTCGGGGCCGGCGTGCAACCAGACGCGGAATTCCTTGTCCGCCTGAACCGCGCAATTTGCATGTGA